A stretch of DNA from Thermoplasmatales archaeon:
TCCTCCTACGTCGAGGATCTTGCTTTTGCCAGTAAAGCGTAGGATATTCCCGGAAGAATAGAAAGCTCCTGCTTTACCAAAGCTATGTGAAATCAACAGAAGAACGGCTCCAACGACACCGAAGGTTCCTCCAATAGCAAAACCCAAGAGAGCAAGATTCATATTCTCCATTGTTGAGTATGCAAACATCCTCTTATAGCGCGTCTGATACCCTAAAAATATAGACGCTGCAACTATGGAAACAACTGCAAACCATACGTACAGATCTCTTATCGGATCAATCTGATATACCCGGTATAGCACGTACAGTGCAGTTGGCAATAAAACTCCAGAAAACATGGCACTTACAGGTGATGGCGCTTCACTGTGGGCATCGGGTAACCATGTATGCACTGGGAAAACACCAACTTTAGTTCCGAATCCAATCAGTGCTATTGCAACCGCGACGATAATCATCTTTGAATGAACATGTGAGATTATAGCTGTCGAAACCTGCAATGTTCCTAACGAGTAATATATCAGAATCACTGAAAAAAAGGCAAAAGCTACACCTGCCGATACTATTATGATGTATCTCCAAGTAGCTTCCAGAGAAGTGTCTGTCTTTTTTGCTATCAATAAAAGCGCTGACGATATTGTAGTTGCTTCTATACCTACCCACATCAGGCCGTAATTGTTTATCACCAGTGTGAAGAGCATAGAAACTGTAAACAGGTCCATGAGCATGTAATAATTATTATTTCGTATGCCCATTTTTGTTCCTTTTAGGTAGGCAGGTGAATAGACTAGCGATAGAACATAGATGGATAATACCATTAAAATGAAAATTATTGTGATATTATCTATGAAGAATATACCAAATGGCGGTCTGTAAAAATAAAGTAACATGGTTAGAATCAGGTCAATTATCCCAGCTGCAACGGAAGCATACTGTATTCTCAGTTTATAGAATAGAATGGAAACTGCAGGTATAATTACCATAACTATGACTATGGATTCTCCAAGATTCATCCTTTCAGTTCCTCCATTCTTTCATGATGCAACTTTTCAATAGCTACTATTGAAGATATAACTACGAGCGCTAGAACGTCCAGGAACACACTAGCCTCGATTATTATCGGGATCGGAAGAAGGAAGATAGCGAAAAGAACTAGGGCATTTTCTTCTTCCACGTATCCTATTATCTGGGTAAAAGTGGTTTTTCTCGAAGCAATCAAAAATAGTCCCTGAAAAAAAAGCATTAAAGGAAAAACAAGAACCGTAGAATCCCCAACAAAACTGTGGAGTGTTATGCCAGAAAATATGACAGAATAAATTAGGATCACCGAGACCACTATAAAAATCAGGTCCACAAGGAAAAGGTAAGGGACATTTACTCCCTTTTCGTATAGGTATTTTTTTGATTCAGGCACTTTCCTCTCTAGAAAAAAATTAACAAGGAATGCTCTCATTGCTATTATTAAGATACCCAATATGAAAAAATCAAGAGATTTTTCAACAAACCCCATTATGAATGCTATTACGGCTATTAGAACAGATTGAACGGATTGCCCCCTTATCATCGATATGACAAACTCCTGTCCCTGAATGTAAAATGCGGAAATGGCGACGAATGCCGATAGCAAGTATATTATCGGAGCAATGGAGATCACATGATCACCTCAGAGAAAATCAGGAACAGGATTGAAAAAGTGAAGGCAGCTGCAAGGTAGTCGATCACTCTGAACAATCTTAGTTTTGCAAGAGTGGTTTCAACAATTAACACTATGACTATCAGCAGTAGCCACTTAACAAACATAACCGGCATATCCAAAAGGAAGTATGGATACCCAGAAAAAAGTCCCCAAGGAACAAAGAATACATTTAGAAACACTGCTCCAAGAAGATATTGCTTTATATATGAAGACCACTTGTTTATCGCAAGAAGTTTTCCACTGTATTCATAGTTTAAAGCTGCATCTATCATTCCAAGTTCTTGAAGACCCTCGCTCTCAATTGGTATCTTTCCAGTTTCGTATAAGAATATCATGAAGAATGCAAGTGACGAAAAGACATGAGTCAGGGATATCAATGAAACTGGATAGGAGATCAGATATCCATTTGTAATGTAAGGATCATCTGTTCCGGTTAATAAGGCAACAGCAATGAATACGGTTATTAGCGTTCCCTCGGAAAGAAACGTGAAAGAGGCGCTTCTAGTAATACCGAGTGCAACAAAATTGCTGTTAGAATCCATTGCAGCGGACATCTTTAAAAATCCAGCGAATGAGAAGAGAATAGCTCCACCCAGGAAATCAGCAGAGGCCGTAAAAAATATTGGAACCGGGATAACGACCGGAATTATTAGGGCAATAAGAGAATACGTTCCAAAAGCAATATACGGAAGATACCGGAATAAAAGACCGGAACCTTCGGGAATTATTGTGGTTTTATTAAGTAACTTGAAAATGTCATAATATGGCTGGAATATGCTTGGCCCTTTGCGTGATTCAACGCGTGCTTTTAAAGTTGCTAGAATTCCAGCGTACAAGGGAGCTGTGAGTACTAAGAAAAAATATTGCGTGATAGTTTCTGTCAGAGTAACTAGGTACATTATGAATCACCAAACACAGCTAGGCGTTATCAGCCAGCTGAAGCCAGCGATTCACACTGTGGAAACGCCATTCCACACTTGGTCGATGATATTTCAGATTTATTTAAATGTTAGTGGTTCTCTCATAATCACGATACCATAATGTTTCGGGCATACAACATATAAAATTTGAATCTAAAGAGGCTATAGTTGATAATATCTGGGGGTAGAATTCTAAAATTTTCTGGAAGCATTATCTGAGTCTTTTTAAATGTGTTTAAAGACAATAGTATGATTTTTTTCTAGCTTACCTTGGTACGCGCAAGGACGGGAAGGCCGAGACATGGAAGCAAGTAGACTGGAAATGGATTTTAAAGTGGATTTATTTTAAATATAAAAAATGTTTAGGTATTATTAACATTTGAGGGCGCATAATGTATCAATATTGGTCTATATAAATAGCGGATGATCCGTTAGTTTTCGAGAGTATCCTTCTACCTATTTTTGATATCTACAATGTCAAAAGAGAACTGGCTCTAAAAATAATTATAATTGCATTTAGGGCATCAAAGGTTCATCGCTCTACTGTTTCTTCTAATTTGTAAAAATCTCCCAACTCTTTCAAGAATGCCAGCACATATGAATAATTTTTATTGATACTATAGTATGTGTATTTGCCTCTCTCGGTTTTTTTCAAAAACCCCGTGTGATAGAGTTTTTGAAGATGAAGCGTAACGCTTGACTGGGAAAGATTCAATACAGGTTCTAGATCGCAAGCGCATAATTCCCCATATTTATCAAGCTCAAGAAGAATTGCTATCCTATACTTGTTTGCAAGAGCATTGATACCTTCTTGCAAGTTTTCGTATGCGTCAGCATGTATTGGTGGCAATTTCTTGACAGGGCAGCCTACTTTATCTGTCATTACGTTTTTCTCCAGATATTGTTATTTCTGTCTTATTAATAGTGTTTTGCTTCCTCTCCCGGAGACTAGATAATCATTACTATCCAAAGGGCAAGTAGCGTAAGTGTTAGCACAGGCAACGCAATGAGGAATCCTACCTTCATGTAGTAGCCGTAACTTATGTTTATACCACCTTTCCTCTGAAGGGTGTATATCCACAGCATGGTTGCAAGGGATCCTATTGGTGTAAACTTTGGGCCTATGTCGTTTCCTATAACATTTGTGTAAATCAGATAATTTGGATAACTCGTTATATGGGATATTGAAAGAGCACCTATTAGAACGGAGGGCATATTATTCATTCCAGCGGCCATGGTTCCAAAGAAATATCCTGAAAGTATCGCAGGTATCGGACCAGGGAATCTCAAGATATCCACAATAATCATTGCTATTATGTTAGTTAATCCTTCACGGCCCATACCAAAGACGATCAGATACATCCCAAATGAAAAGATAACGATCTGCCATGGGGCTTCCTTGAGTATCTTAGGTATATCAATACTTGATTCGAATTTTGTCAACAACAGAAGAAAAATGGCAGCCGCCGAAGCAATAAACGCGATGGGAATGGAATACATACTTCCAATAGCATATGCTGCTATGAGAATAATGATGATCGGTAGCGCCGCTTTGAATATCTTTGACTCTCTTATAGCAGACTTTGGATCTCCAAGTGCAATCCAATCGTAGGATCTTGGAATAGAATGTCTGTAAAATAACAGGAGAAGCGAAAGAGACGCAAGTATTGAAATTATGTCTGGGAAAATCATTATTTTTGTATAGCCAATAAAGTTAAGCTTGAAGTACGTCAAACTAACTATATTTACTAGGTTGCTTACAGGAAGAGGAAGACTGGCAGAATCTGCAATAAATCCTGTTGCCATAATAAATGGAATGATGTATTTCTTTTCAACCTTCAACCGGTACAGCATGGAATACACAATTGGAGTGAGGAGCAACGCTGTGCCATCGTTGGCGAATATTGCAGATATCATTGCACCAAGAATCACTATAAAGACAAAGAGCAAAACCCCATTTCCTTTAGCGAACCTTGAAATCCTAATTGCGGCGTATTCAAAGATGCCTGCCTCGTCAAAGATCAAAGAGATAATTATTATTGCAACAAATGTAAAAGTTGCATTCCAGACAATTCCCCAGACTTCTAATACGTTTGACAGGGTTATAATTCCGAGAAAGTAACTCAGGACTGCACCTATCAAGGTCCAGTATCCTACTCCCACATGTTTTGGATTCTTCAGGACCAGAATGAGTGTGGCTACAAAAATAAGTATGGAAATTAAAAAATAAATTGTCATACTATAATTTACCAACTATGCATTAGTCCAATAGTCTGTCGGTTAAGTGATTTCTTATGGCACAGAACTCAGATCTCTTATAATACACTCTAATCATTCCGCTATATTCTTTGTGGTTTTCACTATGGTTCCAGGATCTGATCCGTTTTCCGATCGAATATTATATAAAATTCTCATTCCTTCTATACAATGATCATAATCATTCATAATTACATTCCCTGTTGTGCTTTAAAGCAAATTATACTGTCATATTTAGATATTACGATATGATTATCACCCCCTCACGATTCTTGCAAAAGGTCGTTTGATTAATGATATATTGAATAACTTCATCTCAATTGTAAAGATATATTCAGTTGTTCTCGTCAAGGCTTTATTCCTCGCCGAAAAATATAAAATTTAGGTTTGTGTGAAAAACTGTGTTGGCTCTATGTTATATATTTTTAGGACTCTGACGACCTTGAAGTTATAATCTGAAACTGCAAAATCTTGTAAATTTTGGAACTTCGGGTTACAAATATTTGTGGTTGCTGTAGCAATAAATGTAATAATTCTATTTATTCGCACAAGTACCAAGAAGCTTGATGTGTTGATAAGAAACAAGGAACAGACATAGCCCTTAACCAGTAAACTTTGTTGAAAACATTCGGTTTGGAATACCACTAAAAAGTAATGGATTATGATATCACGATCTCTTGAGATTAGAAAGACAAGTTAAGATTTTATTATTCCAGTGGCCTTTAATTCGATCTTTTCTTTAAAAGCTTTAAAATTCCTATCGCTCTGTTCTTCGCGAACACCCTTAGATTCCCAGAATTTTTTGAAAAAATACGCCAGATTGAAAGGGTCAGGACTCATGTAATCAAGATTTGCTTTGACGAAGTTAGCCATTTCCTTAGCCAGTTTGTCAGGGTCTTGAGCTATTAATTCAGAAACACCAAGTTTATGTTCATCCGAAACGCTTGGAGCTGAGGAAATTTCATGGCCAATTGCTTGGGACAAATCCTGATCTATAAGAAAAACATTTAAAAATCCCTCAATAATAAATCCGACAGCAGCTGGTTCGGTAGACTCTGGAGTTTCAGGGTTTTCATTTTCCGGATGCAAAGGTGTATATGTATAAATCACTCGTTTATCCAGTGATTTCGCAAAATCAAGGAATTTATAAACATCGGTCCCACTCCATACCAAGACGTGTTCAGAATCCTTTTTAAATAGATATTTTGAGGGATAAACAAGAAAATTTTTGTTCAGATATCCGATCAAATCCTTCTTGTTGTCTTTATCAATGGCCATACTTAGTAATCCAATACCAAGTATTTAAATTTAGCAAAAAAATATCTTCGCAGATTTGAGGAGGAGAAGTGAAGAAGGATTCCTCTCGTTGCAAGATTCCGGGATAGTTCCTTGCTGACATAACTAAAAATTTAATAATTTTGGTTCTCTGGGGTCTGATGAATAAAAATACAGAAAACAAAGAAACACGTCCAGAAGCTCCAAAGTTCTCTTTGGAATACATGGATTTTGAGAAAAACCCGTTCACGGATTTCTATGGTTATGCGTGTGGAAATTGGATGAATACTCACGCAATCCCTGAAGATAAAACGAGATGGGGTGCGTTCAACGAACTAATAGAACGAAATACATACATTC
This window harbors:
- a CDS encoding hydrogenase 4 subunit F — translated: MNLGESIVIVMVIIPAVSILFYKLRIQYASVAAGIIDLILTMLLYFYRPPFGIFFIDNITIIFILMVLSIYVLSLVYSPAYLKGTKMGIRNNNYYMLMDLFTVSMLFTLVINNYGLMWVGIEATTISSALLLIAKKTDTSLEATWRYIIIVSAGVAFAFFSVILIYYSLGTLQVSTAIISHVHSKMIIVAVAIALIGFGTKVGVFPVHTWLPDAHSEAPSPVSAMFSGVLLPTALYVLYRVYQIDPIRDLYVWFAVVSIVAASIFLGYQTRYKRMFAYSTMENMNLALLGFAIGGTFGVVGAVLLLISHSFGKAGAFYSSGNILRFTGKSKILDVGGIYRSMPVTSSSLLLSSLAVTGAPPFGTFFGEFLIFAGLLQEHQYAAFIIVAIAVAAAFISMNYNVSSMLFHGSSDYKEENKLMPAISLFSSIVPIVIGIVYMVMYSAVV
- a CDS encoding respiratory chain complex I subunit 1 family protein is translated as MYLVTLTETITQYFFLVLTAPLYAGILATLKARVESRKGPSIFQPYYDIFKLLNKTTIIPEGSGLLFRYLPYIAFGTYSLIALIIPVVIPVPIFFTASADFLGGAILFSFAGFLKMSAAMDSNSNFVALGITRSASFTFLSEGTLITVFIAVALLTGTDDPYITNGYLISYPVSLISLTHVFSSLAFFMIFLYETGKIPIESEGLQELGMIDAALNYEYSGKLLAINKWSSYIKQYLLGAVFLNVFFVPWGLFSGYPYFLLDMPVMFVKWLLLIVIVLIVETTLAKLRLFRVIDYLAAAFTFSILFLIFSEVIM
- a CDS encoding metalloregulator ArsR/SmtB family transcription factor; the encoded protein is MTDKVGCPVKKLPPIHADAYENLQEGINALANKYRIAILLELDKYGELCACDLEPVLNLSQSSVTLHLQKLYHTGFLKKTERGKYTYYSINKNYSYVLAFLKELGDFYKLEETVER
- the arsB gene encoding arsenical efflux pump membrane protein ArsB; translation: MTIYFLISILIFVATLILVLKNPKHVGVGYWTLIGAVLSYFLGIITLSNVLEVWGIVWNATFTFVAIIIISLIFDEAGIFEYAAIRISRFAKGNGVLLFVFIVILGAMISAIFANDGTALLLTPIVYSMLYRLKVEKKYIIPFIMATGFIADSASLPLPVSNLVNIVSLTYFKLNFIGYTKIMIFPDIISILASLSLLLLFYRHSIPRSYDWIALGDPKSAIRESKIFKAALPIIIILIAAYAIGSMYSIPIAFIASAAAIFLLLLTKFESSIDIPKILKEAPWQIVIFSFGMYLIVFGMGREGLTNIIAMIIVDILRFPGPIPAILSGYFFGTMAAGMNNMPSVLIGALSISHITSYPNYLIYTNVIGNDIGPKFTPIGSLATMLWIYTLQRKGGINISYGYYMKVGFLIALPVLTLTLLALWIVMII